The following proteins are encoded in a genomic region of Necator americanus strain Aroian chromosome II, whole genome shotgun sequence:
- a CDS encoding hypothetical protein (NECATOR_CHRII.G6154.T1), protein MSCTWSSSGIEKSEKWTGFGSGDPCILGIDEAGRGPVLGPMVYGCAISPVTKEAELRELGVADSKALTEAKREEIFDTINNDEAAKQVVAYAVSTLSAQYISTSMLKRCKSSLNEISHEAAISLIQDALHSKVNVVEIKVDTVGPKSSYQAKLEKLFPGISITVTEKADAIFPIVSAASIAAKVTRDRHLKSWCFSEACVRIPSDGYGSGYPGDPNTKKFLVESVDSVFGYSSLVRFSWKTAEVLVDKHCIKAEWDDQHVTEPSVKGWLTTKIDLPKRHSYFADRTIQSVAVL, encoded by the exons ATGTCGTGTACGTGGTCCTCCTCGGGAATTGAGAAGTCCGAGAAATGGACAGGGTTTGGAAGTGGTGACCCTTGCATTCTCGGAATTGACGAGGCAGGTCGAG GGCCCGTCCTCGGACCAATGGTGTATGGTTGTGCCATTTCTCCAGTCACTAAAGAAGCTGAACTGAGAGAGTTAGGAGTCGCTGACTCTAAAGCCCTCACTGAGGCAAAACGAGAAGAGATCTTCGATAcaattaataatgatgaagctgCCAAACAG GTTGTGGCATATGCAGTGTCGACTTTATCTGCCCAATACATAAGCACTTCGATGTTGAAGCGGTGTAAGAGTTCTCTTAACGAGATATCTCACGAGGCAGCCATCAGTTTGATTCAGGATGCGTTGCACTCAAAAGTCAATGTTGTGGAG atCAAGGTTGATACAGTTGGGCCGAAATCATCCTATCAAGCAAAGCTCGAGAAGCTGTTTCCAGGTATCTCCATTACG GTAACTGAAAAGGCCGATGCTATATTCCCCATAGTCAGCGCAGCCTCCATTGCCGCAAAAGTAACACGTGATCGCCACTTGAAATCGTGGTGTTTCTCAGAAGCGTGCGTTAGAATTCCATCGGATGGTTATGGAAGTGGATATCCTGGAG ATCCAAACACTAAGAAGTTCCTGGTTGAAAGCGTTGATTCTGTATTCGGCTATTCCTCCTTGGTGAGATTCTCTTGGAAAACTGCGGAAGTACTAGTTGATAAGCATTGCATTAAAGCAGAATG GGATGACCAACATGTTACCGAACCGTCAGTGAAGGGATGGCTCACCACAAAGATTGATTTGCCTAAAAGGCATTCTTACTTCGCTGACAGAACAATACAAAGCGTAGCAGTTCTTTAA
- a CDS encoding hypothetical protein (NECATOR_CHRII.G6155.T1) produces the protein MNLRSILLYSLQKVIMEPNTVLALFAPSYFAVCTEYKGSKDRPNFWLLRNKRGATCPVHESSGRNGGPKEQCLAGGVGHPIEAPVTFP, from the exons ATGAATCTTCGTTCTATTCTACTCTACTCTCTACAGAAGGTGATCATGGAACCGAATACCGTACTTGCATTGTTTGCACCTAGCTACTTTGCAGTGTGCACAGAATATAA GGGATCCAAAGATCGACCCAATTTCTGGCTTCTTCGTAACAAGAGAGGTGCCACGTGCCCAGTTCATGAGTCATCCGGAAGAAATGGTGGTCCGAAAGAGCAATGCCTGGCGGGTGGGGTAGGACATCCCATCGAAGCACCTGTAACGTTTCCTTGA